Proteins from a single region of Flavobacterium sp. YJ01:
- a CDS encoding GH92 family glycosyl hydrolase — MKNPKSIIFLAISFLFAIENYAQSKVHQYVDPMIGSEGVGRVFIGPSCPYGMVKPSPDCTSSPNSGWLPIPKEVTGFSQVHVSGTGGGPKYGNIQIMPFSGALDKMDQTSFRAEENVKLGYYETVFKENKIKTEITTGEKVSFYRFTFPKNTSKELKIDPGFFLGEEKIPDAREAQQFVGSQIEIVSDTEVRGYSRIRGGWNNGRAYTVYFWATFDQPIAKYVTFKDGKFYSNQKAQFDSGKKTAALLSFGNSEKEELNVKIGISFLSELKAKNNIEVEIPHWNFDNVLVALENKWENLLNRIQLSADTSEEYKKMFYTGLYHTMIMPVDRTGENPLWTNDEPYYDDFYTIWDTFRTSSPLITLIDSKRKVDIINAMLNIYKREGYLPEGRSGNDNGRTQGGSNAEVVLADAFVKNLKGIDYELALQAMLKDATVPPGGNEEKEGRGGLLDYLKLGYVPYGTDRAGNRTIDYSYNDYNIAVVAKGLGKTDLYNQYMKQAENWQNLWRADYENNGAKGFIMPKDKGGNWLDDVVFGESKIQKPTFKYTPVIIESPWYVCHWCVFFYEGTSWEYSFSLPHDIPELVKKSGGEKAFENRLNTFFDNDLFNVANEPSFLTPCLYHWIGKPYLSSDRIRTIIKNSFNTSREGLPGNDDSGAMSSWLAFHMMGLYPNAGQPYYLINTPLIKETVMKLENGKSFKIVTKKMSDKNKYIKGAFLNGKPFNQAWILHEDINNGGELVLEMDSKPSKWGTTILPPAK; from the coding sequence ATGAAAAATCCAAAGTCTATCATTTTCTTAGCGATAAGCTTTCTTTTTGCAATCGAAAATTATGCACAGTCAAAAGTTCATCAATATGTTGATCCGATGATTGGTTCAGAAGGAGTTGGGAGAGTTTTTATTGGTCCGTCTTGCCCATACGGAATGGTAAAACCAAGTCCAGATTGTACATCGAGTCCAAACAGCGGTTGGTTGCCAATTCCTAAAGAAGTTACAGGTTTTAGCCAAGTGCACGTAAGCGGAACAGGAGGAGGACCAAAATATGGAAATATTCAGATTATGCCTTTTTCTGGAGCTTTGGATAAAATGGATCAGACTTCGTTTAGAGCAGAAGAAAATGTTAAACTTGGATATTATGAAACTGTTTTTAAGGAGAATAAAATTAAAACCGAAATAACGACAGGAGAAAAAGTGTCGTTTTATCGTTTTACTTTTCCAAAAAATACTTCTAAAGAATTAAAAATAGATCCAGGTTTTTTTCTTGGTGAAGAGAAAATTCCAGACGCTAGAGAAGCACAGCAATTTGTGGGTTCGCAAATCGAAATTGTTTCTGATACCGAAGTGAGAGGTTATAGCAGAATTAGAGGCGGATGGAATAACGGCCGCGCTTACACCGTTTATTTCTGGGCAACTTTCGACCAGCCAATTGCAAAATATGTAACGTTTAAAGATGGAAAATTTTATAGCAATCAAAAAGCTCAGTTTGATTCTGGAAAAAAAACAGCGGCTTTACTTTCTTTTGGAAATTCTGAAAAAGAGGAATTAAATGTAAAAATCGGAATTTCTTTTTTAAGTGAATTGAAAGCGAAAAACAATATTGAGGTAGAAATTCCGCACTGGAATTTTGATAATGTTTTAGTAGCATTAGAAAATAAATGGGAAAATCTATTAAATAGAATTCAGCTTTCTGCTGACACTTCAGAAGAATATAAAAAAATGTTCTACACAGGTTTGTATCACACTATGATTATGCCTGTTGACCGAACTGGAGAAAACCCGTTATGGACAAATGACGAGCCATATTACGATGATTTTTACACGATTTGGGACACATTTCGAACTTCGAGTCCATTAATTACTCTGATAGATTCTAAACGAAAAGTGGATATTATCAATGCTATGCTGAATATCTACAAGCGCGAAGGCTACTTGCCAGAAGGAAGAAGCGGAAACGATAATGGAAGAACGCAAGGCGGTTCAAATGCCGAAGTAGTTTTAGCTGATGCATTCGTAAAAAACTTAAAAGGAATAGATTATGAATTGGCGCTTCAAGCAATGCTTAAAGACGCAACAGTTCCTCCTGGCGGTAATGAAGAGAAAGAAGGAAGAGGCGGACTTTTAGATTATCTGAAATTAGGTTATGTTCCGTACGGTACAGATCGCGCTGGAAACCGCACTATCGATTATTCATACAATGATTATAATATTGCCGTTGTTGCCAAAGGATTAGGAAAGACAGATTTGTATAATCAATACATGAAACAAGCTGAAAACTGGCAGAATTTATGGCGTGCAGATTATGAAAATAATGGAGCTAAAGGTTTTATCATGCCAAAAGACAAAGGTGGAAATTGGCTAGATGATGTTGTTTTTGGTGAGTCTAAGATCCAGAAACCAACTTTTAAATATACGCCCGTAATTATCGAATCGCCTTGGTATGTTTGCCATTGGTGCGTGTTTTTCTACGAAGGAACTTCTTGGGAATATTCATTTAGTCTTCCGCATGATATTCCAGAATTGGTAAAAAAATCAGGTGGAGAAAAAGCATTTGAAAACAGATTGAATACTTTCTTCGACAATGATTTATTTAATGTTGCTAATGAACCTTCATTCTTAACGCCATGTTTATATCATTGGATTGGAAAACCATATTTAAGCAGCGATAGAATCAGAACGATTATAAAAAACAGTTTCAACACTTCGCGCGAAGGTTTACCAGGAAATGATGATTCTGGCGCAATGTCTTCTTGGCTGGCTTTCCACATGATGGGATTATATCCGAATGCTGGACAGCCTTATTACTTGATTAATACACCGCTGATTAAGGAAACAGTTATGAAATTAGAAAACGGCAAAAGTTTCAAAATCGTAACTAAAAAAATGAGCGATAAAAACAAATATATAAAAGGAGCTTTTTTGAATGGAAAACCTTTTAATCAAGCTTGGATTTTACATGAAGATATTAATAACGGTGGAGAACTTGTTCTAGAAATGGATTCTAAGCCTTCAAAATGGGGAACAACAATTTTACCGCCAGCAAAATAA
- a CDS encoding DUF4861 family protein has protein sequence MKLSIVTSLLFCCICFGQNNTDNSLYMKSDKITYLTDIGSESGDLYKTIGHHGPAVENEWMALRIYFSDKVAIDVYSKAKPGLELRKANWYPTPQQQKEGWGADYYKVASTVGLGGVKLWDGEKVVPLNPVTNRLARVGKTENTSWMEMISRGVPYKGKKVDILVRVTVFSGKREAKVEAVSLTGEKVQFATGVNYFKDCATKKGTNYIAVWGKHPEDVAAEIVEVGAAIMYNQKDYEKTTDDGTQYLLISKPAKNLETSIISSSARETELNTLDKLEAYIKK, from the coding sequence ATGAAATTATCTATCGTAACCTCTTTACTTTTTTGCTGCATTTGTTTCGGACAAAATAATACAGACAACAGTTTGTATATGAAGTCTGATAAAATTACGTATCTAACAGATATCGGCTCAGAATCAGGAGATTTATACAAAACAATTGGGCATCATGGTCCAGCTGTAGAAAACGAATGGATGGCTTTGAGAATCTACTTCAGCGATAAAGTAGCGATTGATGTTTATTCTAAAGCAAAACCAGGTTTAGAATTAAGAAAAGCAAACTGGTACCCAACGCCGCAACAGCAAAAAGAAGGTTGGGGAGCAGATTACTATAAAGTAGCATCAACTGTAGGCTTAGGCGGTGTAAAACTTTGGGATGGAGAGAAAGTTGTGCCTTTAAATCCTGTTACGAACCGTTTAGCTCGTGTAGGTAAAACAGAAAATACTTCTTGGATGGAAATGATTTCTAGAGGAGTGCCTTACAAAGGAAAAAAAGTAGATATTTTAGTTCGCGTTACGGTATTCTCAGGTAAAAGAGAAGCAAAAGTAGAAGCTGTTTCTTTAACTGGAGAAAAAGTACAATTTGCAACTGGAGTAAATTACTTTAAAGATTGTGCAACAAAAAAAGGAACAAATTATATCGCAGTTTGGGGAAAACATCCTGAAGACGTTGCGGCAGAAATTGTAGAAGTTGGTGCAGCAATTATGTATAATCAAAAAGATTATGAGAAAACTACAGACGACGGAACGCAATATTTATTGATCTCAAAACCAGCAAAAAACTTAGAAACTTCAATTATATCTTCAAGTGCAAGAGAAACAGAACTAAACACTTTGGATAAATTAGAAGCATATATTAAAAAGTAA
- a CDS encoding metallophosphoesterase translates to MFRISAILVLLLSLNSCKSQQNVKKEVQIAFIADVHLQDIFAKFEDNDYKGIKNPKTGEYANIRTMNAQLHSTRIFNENYFAFFEALNDIVKRNIKQVVLPGDFSDDGQPVHVRGLRKILNEYSKKYAISFFVTTGNHDVVRPFSQDAAKTDFLGKGGKEQIITSSKNNFNKNKSELEPVITEDIKNWGYKETINEMRDFGFFPKKNDLYWETPFSNYTYEQYNFEKGQKESALEKRTYLIKNTNLFLPDASYLVEPVKGIWLLAIDANAYVPNEKLSGLPNNPNDFSGANTGYNNVLIYKSHLINWVKKVSAEAKQKGKILIAFSHYPMVEFNDDASPELKQLFGANKMQLQRVPNEEVAQQFADAGIQIHFGGHMHINDTGVRTSAKGNTLFNIQTPSLAAYMPAYKILKIHSETEFEVETIVIGKVPNFNSLFPFYEEEYAHLEGIKNNDIWNKEILKAKDYAAFTNWHLKELVRLRFLPEDFPADLLKSIEKLSGRDLLELNKNQSEINKDLKANSLTISDFELWNGFDMIFDFYRLKSADELAFKEIGKQRLKQYDLICKQLKKSNDPQLVLWAEIFWKTMNGQPSDHFKIDLKNNKIDNLSVK, encoded by the coding sequence ATGTTTAGAATATCGGCTATATTAGTACTATTACTTTCTTTAAATTCCTGCAAATCACAGCAGAATGTCAAAAAAGAAGTTCAGATTGCTTTTATAGCCGATGTTCATTTACAGGATATTTTTGCCAAATTCGAGGATAATGATTATAAAGGAATCAAAAATCCGAAAACGGGCGAATATGCCAATATCAGAACTATGAATGCGCAATTGCATTCTACGAGAATCTTCAATGAAAATTACTTCGCCTTTTTTGAAGCCTTAAACGACATTGTAAAAAGAAACATCAAACAAGTTGTACTTCCTGGCGATTTCAGTGACGACGGACAACCCGTTCATGTTCGCGGACTGAGAAAAATACTCAACGAATATTCAAAAAAATACGCAATCTCCTTTTTTGTTACGACAGGAAATCATGATGTCGTAAGGCCATTTTCTCAAGATGCCGCTAAAACTGATTTTTTAGGAAAAGGTGGAAAAGAGCAAATTATTACCAGTTCTAAAAACAATTTCAACAAAAATAAAAGTGAGCTAGAACCAGTTATAACAGAGGATATAAAAAACTGGGGTTACAAAGAAACCATTAATGAAATGCGCGATTTTGGTTTTTTTCCAAAAAAGAACGATTTGTATTGGGAAACACCATTTTCAAACTACACTTACGAACAATATAATTTTGAAAAAGGGCAAAAAGAATCTGCTTTAGAAAAAAGAACGTATCTAATTAAAAACACCAATTTGTTTCTGCCTGATGCCAGTTATCTGGTTGAACCTGTAAAAGGAATTTGGCTTTTAGCAATAGATGCCAATGCTTATGTTCCGAACGAAAAATTATCAGGTTTGCCTAATAATCCAAATGATTTTTCGGGAGCAAATACAGGTTATAATAACGTCTTGATTTATAAAAGTCATCTAATAAATTGGGTTAAAAAAGTTTCCGCGGAAGCGAAACAAAAAGGAAAAATTTTGATTGCTTTCAGTCATTATCCAATGGTTGAATTTAATGATGATGCTTCGCCAGAGTTAAAACAGCTTTTTGGAGCAAATAAAATGCAGTTGCAGCGTGTTCCTAATGAAGAAGTAGCGCAGCAATTTGCAGATGCGGGTATTCAGATTCATTTTGGTGGACACATGCATATTAATGATACGGGCGTGCGAACATCGGCAAAGGGAAATACTTTATTTAATATTCAAACTCCGTCACTTGCCGCTTATATGCCGGCTTATAAAATATTGAAAATTCATTCGGAAACAGAATTTGAAGTCGAAACCATTGTAATTGGGAAAGTGCCTAATTTCAATAGTTTATTTCCTTTTTACGAAGAAGAATATGCTCATCTAGAGGGAATTAAAAATAATGATATTTGGAATAAAGAAATTCTTAAAGCCAAAGATTATGCTGCATTTACAAATTGGCATTTAAAAGAATTAGTTCGTTTACGATTCTTGCCCGAAGATTTTCCAGCAGATTTATTAAAATCGATTGAAAAGCTTTCTGGTAGAGATTTATTAGAATTGAATAAAAACCAATCTGAAATAAATAAAGATTTAAAGGCAAATTCTTTGACAATTTCTGATTTTGAACTTTGGAATGGCTTTGATATGATTTTCGATTTTTATCGCTTAAAAAGTGCCGATGAACTCGCTTTTAAAGAAATAGGAAAGCAGAGATTAAAACAATACGATTTGATCTGCAAGCAGTTAAAAAAATCAAATGATCCGCAATTGGTTTTATGGGCAGAAATATTTTGGAAAACCATGAATGGTCAGCCTTCCGATCATTTTAAAATTGATTTGAAAAATAACAAAATTGATAATTTATCTGTTAAATAA
- a CDS encoding two-component regulator propeller domain-containing protein: MRPKFLLLFLLFAVFYSSYSQNIKFAHYNDNNGLSHNSVRHIVQDKKGFMWFGTFSGLNRFDGYQFKNYMSSTPGKNKLYNDDITALELDENSNHLWIGTRKGLTLFKMDTHVFTTFFHKKDDPNSLPDDEVRAVYVDKFKRVWVGTKTKGIYLFFLKENRFEKIKLKGFEYVKEIFEDKNGNIWVGSYEKSGVAKITMDAKGAIVRINNYTLSVPNSNIKNPYINFIYEDAKQDIFVGTREGLYKLNKATNQFVNLYIENKQVRGALGPYFLSVARAPDGKYWVGTLGGLLVCDQLEDIQKGNYKWYYSILSDDTSLVDNLISALYFDKSGVLWIGTEDGLDKYDPYENQFTLNKDISRSIGNQAPRIRGFAKTYDEKIIVATYHNGLFISNTKGSTPLHNTGKDIASIYSDDGKIFYCGLWDGNVLVYNYSTNSSREIKVGFEKSPVFAFTKIGNDLMLVGSFGEGAVILNTKTLQVQSSSELLPGFQINAIERDAKNNVWFATETGVVKYNITSGKIETYSSLFIKEKGVPHDENVSDVLVDVKGKIWASTRFGLCLYNPKKNEFEPVKNLKELSGKWITDILSDASGNLWLNINNNNIAFVKSNLKDISIYHVNSGNRLDVFSSSGFFYFNNSNIFLGGKNGIISFSPPAMKRNNWSPLPVISEFKIQNEEVFPEMEINGEIPLSKDLNYGKEIELSHKNRNFSLQFSAPSFANEKLNKFQYMLEGFDKHWITANSTSRTVQYTNLYPGNYTFKIRSSNSDGYWSKTVSYKIKILPPFWLTPTSFLLFFALLFGIFYFIRKEIKNRIRLKQELLTEKVNREHDVKLNNEKLRFFTNISHELRTPLTLILGPAKQLLDENSNATDYEKSRYNLIYQNASRLLNLVNQVLDFRKAQSGELKLKVTKTDILSYSKNIFDSFKEMAYNKKIKLNFIVEDEEINGWIDNDKYDKILYNLLSNALKFTNKNGNVDLYIRLKDTVEDVLVIEVADDGIGIPLKSMDKIFKRFYQASNSKDNNTGSGIGLSLVKSLVAIHKGIISVESTAGKGSTFRVEIPIDRSAYEHKEVFEYALKNDNLSMLIPEKAAKKIIQNTDMKEKILVIEDNSELRKYLVDYLSDYYKVYDAENGEEGLRLCRQIKPILCVADVMMPVMDGLEFVRELKNDEFISHIPVVMLTALGENNDKVKGYEMGADGYLAKPFEPLLLKTVIENIVKSRLELKQKFSGEVESKVSMLTHSPIDEEFMEKITNLINDNLSEVDLSTDFLCDKLGVSSSKLYRKIKELTDLAPNEFIRTIRLKKSAELLKTKKYNVSEVTNLVGFNDPLYFSRCFKKQFGFPPSKLIN; this comes from the coding sequence ATGAGACCAAAATTCCTTTTACTATTCTTGTTGTTTGCTGTTTTTTATTCTTCTTATTCACAGAATATAAAATTTGCGCATTATAATGATAATAACGGATTGTCTCATAATTCTGTGCGACATATTGTTCAGGATAAAAAAGGTTTCATGTGGTTTGGTACATTTTCTGGATTGAATCGTTTTGACGGTTATCAGTTCAAAAACTACATGAGTTCTACGCCGGGGAAAAACAAATTATATAACGACGATATTACTGCTTTAGAATTAGATGAAAATTCTAACCATTTATGGATTGGAACCCGAAAAGGTCTGACTCTTTTTAAAATGGATACGCATGTCTTTACCACTTTTTTTCATAAAAAAGATGATCCAAACAGTTTGCCAGACGATGAAGTTCGAGCGGTTTATGTAGATAAGTTTAAAAGGGTTTGGGTTGGAACCAAAACAAAAGGAATTTATTTGTTTTTCTTGAAAGAAAACCGATTCGAAAAAATTAAACTGAAAGGTTTTGAATACGTAAAAGAAATTTTTGAAGACAAAAATGGCAATATTTGGGTAGGAAGTTATGAGAAATCGGGTGTAGCAAAAATTACGATGGATGCGAAAGGAGCGATTGTTAGAATTAACAATTATACACTTTCGGTTCCGAATTCAAACATAAAAAATCCGTACATCAATTTTATTTACGAAGACGCTAAACAAGATATTTTTGTTGGAACTCGTGAAGGTTTGTATAAATTAAATAAAGCAACTAATCAATTTGTAAATTTATATATTGAAAATAAACAGGTTAGAGGTGCTTTAGGTCCGTATTTTTTATCTGTTGCACGCGCGCCAGACGGCAAATATTGGGTTGGAACTCTAGGCGGATTATTGGTCTGCGATCAATTAGAAGATATTCAAAAAGGAAATTACAAATGGTATTATTCTATTTTGTCTGATGATACTTCGCTTGTAGATAATTTAATTTCAGCACTTTATTTTGATAAATCGGGAGTTTTGTGGATCGGAACTGAAGATGGTTTGGACAAATATGATCCTTACGAAAATCAATTTACTTTAAACAAAGATATTTCGCGTTCGATTGGTAATCAAGCGCCTAGAATTAGAGGATTTGCAAAGACTTATGACGAAAAAATAATTGTTGCGACTTACCACAACGGACTTTTTATTTCCAACACAAAAGGTTCAACTCCATTGCACAATACAGGAAAAGATATTGCCAGCATTTATTCTGATGACGGAAAGATTTTTTATTGCGGTCTTTGGGATGGAAATGTTTTGGTGTACAATTACAGCACAAACTCGTCGAGAGAAATTAAAGTTGGATTCGAAAAATCGCCAGTTTTTGCCTTCACTAAAATTGGAAATGATTTAATGCTTGTTGGTTCTTTTGGCGAAGGTGCCGTTATTTTGAATACAAAAACATTGCAAGTGCAGAGTTCTAGCGAACTTTTGCCTGGTTTTCAAATCAATGCTATCGAAAGAGATGCAAAAAACAATGTTTGGTTTGCAACAGAAACGGGAGTTGTAAAATACAATATTACTTCAGGAAAAATTGAAACGTATTCGTCGCTTTTTATTAAAGAAAAAGGCGTTCCGCATGACGAAAATGTAAGTGATGTTTTAGTTGATGTTAAAGGAAAAATCTGGGCTTCAACTCGATTTGGTTTGTGTTTGTACAATCCGAAAAAGAATGAATTTGAGCCTGTTAAAAATCTAAAAGAACTTTCTGGAAAATGGATTACAGATATTTTATCTGATGCAAGCGGAAATCTTTGGCTTAACATCAATAACAATAATATCGCTTTTGTTAAGTCAAATTTAAAAGACATCAGTATTTATCATGTAAATAGTGGAAATAGATTGGACGTTTTTAGTTCGAGCGGATTCTTTTATTTTAATAATTCTAATATTTTTCTTGGAGGAAAAAACGGAATTATTTCTTTTTCGCCGCCTGCGATGAAAAGAAATAATTGGTCACCATTGCCGGTTATTTCCGAATTTAAAATTCAGAACGAAGAAGTTTTTCCAGAAATGGAAATCAATGGAGAAATTCCGCTTTCTAAAGATTTAAATTATGGAAAAGAAATAGAATTGAGTCATAAAAACCGCAACTTTTCACTTCAGTTTTCGGCTCCATCTTTCGCAAATGAAAAACTGAATAAGTTTCAATATATGTTGGAGGGTTTTGATAAACATTGGATTACAGCAAATAGTACATCGAGAACTGTACAATATACCAACCTTTATCCAGGAAATTATACTTTTAAAATCAGATCAAGCAACAGCGACGGATATTGGAGTAAAACGGTTTCTTATAAAATAAAAATCCTGCCTCCGTTTTGGTTAACACCGACTTCGTTTTTATTGTTTTTTGCACTTTTATTTGGTATTTTCTATTTCATTAGAAAAGAGATTAAAAACCGAATTCGTCTTAAACAAGAGCTTCTTACAGAGAAAGTGAATAGAGAACACGATGTTAAATTAAACAATGAAAAACTACGTTTCTTTACTAATATTTCGCACGAATTAAGAACGCCTTTAACGCTGATTTTAGGTCCGGCAAAACAATTATTAGACGAAAACAGCAATGCAACAGATTACGAAAAAAGCAGATATAACTTGATTTATCAAAATGCTAGCAGATTATTAAATCTTGTAAATCAGGTTTTAGATTTTAGAAAAGCACAATCGGGAGAATTGAAACTGAAAGTGACTAAAACGGATATTTTATCGTACTCGAAGAATATTTTCGATTCGTTTAAAGAAATGGCTTATAACAAAAAAATTAAGCTCAATTTTATAGTTGAAGATGAGGAAATAAACGGTTGGATTGATAATGATAAATACGATAAGATTCTATATAATCTTTTATCGAATGCTTTGAAATTTACCAATAAAAATGGAAATGTTGACTTGTATATCAGACTAAAAGATACGGTTGAAGATGTTTTGGTTATTGAAGTTGCAGACGACGGAATCGGGATTCCGTTAAAAAGTATGGATAAAATCTTCAAGCGTTTTTATCAAGCTTCAAACAGTAAAGACAATAATACGGGATCTGGAATTGGGTTGTCTTTAGTAAAATCATTGGTTGCGATTCATAAAGGAATTATTTCTGTAGAAAGTACAGCAGGAAAAGGAAGTACGTTTAGAGTCGAAATTCCGATTGATCGTTCTGCTTACGAACATAAAGAAGTGTTTGAATATGCATTGAAAAATGATAATCTAAGCATGCTTATTCCAGAGAAAGCGGCAAAAAAGATTATTCAGAATACCGATATGAAAGAAAAAATATTGGTTATTGAAGACAATAGCGAGCTTAGAAAATATTTGGTAGATTATCTTTCTGATTATTATAAAGTTTACGATGCAGAAAACGGTGAAGAAGGTTTGAGACTCTGCCGCCAAATAAAACCAATTTTATGTGTTGCCGATGTGATGATGCCGGTTATGGACGGTTTAGAGTTTGTTCGCGAACTTAAAAACGATGAATTTATCAGTCATATTCCGGTTGTGATGTTAACCGCGCTTGGCGAAAATAATGACAAAGTAAAAGGTTATGAAATGGGTGCTGACGGTTATTTAGCGAAGCCTTTTGAGCCTTTATTGCTTAAAACGGTTATCGAAAATATTGTAAAATCGAGATTAGAACTCAAGCAAAAATTCTCTGGAGAAGTAGAAAGTAAAGTAAGTATGCTAACGCATTCTCCAATTGATGAAGAATTTATGGAGAAAATCACCAATTTGATTAATGATAATTTGAGCGAAGTAGATCTTTCTACAGATTTTCTTTGTGATAAATTGGGTGTAAGTTCTTCTAAATTATATAGAAAAATCAAGGAATTGACTGATTTAGCGCCAAATGAATTTATTAGAACTATTCGATTAAAAAAATCAGCAGAATTGCTTAAAACTAAAAAATATAATGTTTCTGAAGTAACTAATTTGGTTGGTTTTAATGATCCGTTATATTTTAGCAGATGCTTTAAAAAGCAGTTTGGTTTCCCGCCAAGTAAACTGATTAATTAG
- a CDS encoding inositol oxygenase family protein — MKKHIDTDNPLNNLDEWEDDLLMRYPDPSEENEDVKEKQKEEFRNYVDSERVETVKEFYRINHTYQTYDFVCSKEQDFLQFNRKEMSIWEAVEFLNTLVDDSDPDIDLDQTQHLLQTSEAIRADGHPDWFVLTGFIHDLGKVLCLFGEPQWAVVGDTFPVGCAYSDKIVYPEFFKENPDYTDERFNTKFGVYTENCGLENVKMSWGHDEYLYQIMKDYLPDPALYMIRYHSFYSQHKENAYSHLMNEKDIEMFDWVRKFNPYDLYTKAPVKPDVKALLPYYKELVAKYLPEKLKF; from the coding sequence ATGAAAAAGCATATAGACACAGATAATCCGTTGAATAATTTAGATGAGTGGGAAGATGATTTGTTAATGCGATATCCTGATCCTTCTGAAGAAAATGAAGATGTAAAAGAAAAGCAGAAAGAAGAATTCAGAAATTATGTCGATTCGGAAAGAGTAGAAACAGTTAAAGAGTTTTACAGAATAAACCACACGTATCAAACTTATGACTTTGTATGCAGTAAAGAACAAGATTTTCTGCAATTTAATAGAAAAGAAATGTCAATCTGGGAAGCTGTTGAGTTTTTAAACACGCTTGTAGACGACAGTGACCCAGATATTGACTTAGACCAAACACAGCATCTTTTGCAGACTTCAGAAGCCATTCGTGCAGACGGTCATCCTGATTGGTTTGTATTGACTGGTTTTATTCACGATTTGGGTAAGGTTTTATGTTTGTTTGGAGAACCGCAGTGGGCAGTTGTTGGTGATACATTTCCAGTTGGATGCGCGTATTCGGATAAAATAGTTTATCCAGAATTTTTTAAGGAAAATCCAGATTATACAGACGAAAGATTCAACACTAAATTTGGCGTTTATACAGAAAACTGCGGATTAGAAAACGTAAAGATGAGCTGGGGACATGACGAATATCTGTATCAGATTATGAAAGATTATCTTCCAGATCCAGCTTTGTATATGATACGTTATCATTCGTTCTATTCTCAACACAAAGAAAATGCTTATTCTCACCTAATGAATGAGAAAGACATCGAAATGTTTGATTGGGTTAGAAAGTTCAATCCTTATGATTTATACACAAAAGCACCAGTTAAACCAGATGTAAAAGCATTACTTCCTTATTATAAAGAATTAGTCGCTAAATATTTGCCAGAGAAATTGAAGTTTTAA